catgccgccgccgccgatccgggGTCAGATGGCCCGTCGCCGCAGATCCGGTAGCCGACGCCGAACGTAGCCAACGCCGCTGCCCGAAGCAAGGCTGGTCGCCGCGCCCGCAGCCATCGCCGCCTGAGGCAGAGCCGGCCGTCGCGCCGCTGCCAGTTAAGGCAGGGACGCCCGTCGCACCACCAAGGCCAGATTGGTCGTGCCTCCTCACGCTGCGGGGCTCCGCACCATCCCCATGGCGCAGGAGATAGGGagccccccgccaccgccgtcagccCCCAGGCTATAGGCCGGCGgcgtccttcggcggcggcggagggagggagggaaggaaggggaggcccCGACGGCTAGGGTTTCATCCCCGCCCCGAGCGGGGGCGATGCGGTGACGGTGGCAATCTTGGTATGGAgtacggcggctagggtttcgtccCCGCCCGAGTCGCCCGAGAGGGGGCGACGCTGGGGGCGGTGGCAATCTTGGTATGTAGTATTAGTCAACTTCATATTCGTGAACTACAACAGTTCAGAATCACCATTAAAAAAATGGCATAGACATGATAGAGAGGCAGAAGGTGAGATCACATcggccctgtttggatcatggggttagagctaGGTTGGGTTAGTTGGGGGCTTAAATAACCTAAAAGTATCCAAACAAgtagggttagagtgggttagttccatctaacccaactatcccAATGGAGATGTGCTTATTTGAgttagagtgggttagaaaataactctatctctaactgtgttagagtatccaaacagggccatctTCATATTCTAGCTACACATTGAAGCTATCACAAATTCACAATGCATTGTCACAAAGCATTCTATGGAAGCACAATACATTCTTCAGGCTCCATGGATAGAAGCTAGCAAGCTAGCACAATACATTTTTAGGTTCCACGTACAGATAGCCAGCACAACAGATTATCATACGAATCTAACAATTAGGGAAATAGAAAAGTTGATAGAAAGTAGCATGCATATCCAAGCGAAACACATGTAGCAACGTCCATATTAATCTTGGGCTACTACGTCGTACGGTGCAATGCATTGCATTCTAATTTAAGATGGCAACGGATGAATGGAGGCACATCAGGTTGCGTAGCTGCCGTCTAGCCTGCGCACCTCCACCTTGAGCACATGGTGGTCGCCGTCGTCGTCCCCGGGGAGGGCTCGGAAGAAGCAGGTCTCGCCCACGCGGAGGCGGTTGTCGACGCGGAACTGCTGCCACCCGTACCGGAGGGACGTGCGGGGCCTGCCGGTGGGCGTGAGGCCGTGCTTGAGGTTGACGGCCCACGACTCGCCCCCCATCCGCAGCAGCACCTTCTTCTTCTCGGTGTACCGGTGCACAACGCCGAACTCCATGGGCACGTTCTGCATGCGTCGATCGGATGCGGAAGCAGTTAGTCAGAACTCAGAAGAACGAAAGTGCGCGTGGGATCGAGTAGAGTGAAGAGACGCTCACCAGGTACTGCCCATTCTGCTTCACAAAGTGGCATTTCTTGAGCTCGACGACGAACTGCGGCGCCGGCGCGTCGACGGTGTTGTTGTCcatctcctccgactccgagctgctgctgctgccgccgccgacgGTGTTGGTGTCCATTTCCTCCGACTCTGAGCTGCTGCCGCTTGACAAAGTAATTGGTGTTTTACCAGCTTGAGTCCTCGGCCGCAGCCTTCTCCCCCATGCCCCCTGCTCTCTGTCTTGTTCTGCCCCGTTGCTGCTTCCTTCGCCCTTGCCTGTCAATGGTTGCTCCCTTTCAGCTTCAACTTCAACTTCAGCCTGATCAGGCAGCATCTCATCAGAGCTTGATGCCTTGCCGCACCTCCTGCTCGACGACCCCCCGCATCCATGGCCACGACCAGGCGCAGGTGCAGAGTGATTTGCAGAGTCTGCGCCGCCGCTGTGCCCCTGCTGGGTGACCATCCCTTGGTCAACTTGCGGAGATGCGTCCACCTGCAGGTGCCAGCGTTCGTTGATCCCTTGGAACAGGAAAGCGTCCCGGACGGCCATGGAGTCGGCGAGGTGGAACCACGACCCTCCGTGCTCGATCTGCTCAAGGCAGCAGCAGAGCAGCAACATTGATCAGCGACAGCGGCCATGTTAAAGTTGATGGATCAGCCAAATTCGTTGATGAATTGGACAGTGATGCGCGCGTCCATACCTTGATGGATTGGACGGCGATCTGGCCAAGGTGGGGGAAACATGCGGCGTGCTCATGGCTCACTCTGCCTGGTAATCCGAAAAAGGCAATTAAATCAAGATTGGGGTTTTTCCCCGCAAACAAAAATAAATGAAGATTGGGGTTTTGTCCGAATTGATTTTGACTCGATTTGAAACCAAGAGAATGAAGCAAAATGCCAAGATCTGTTCTTGAGGCAGGTGGACTTGTTCATCGCATCCTGAAGCGAGCCGGCCAGCCAAGTAGACAACCAAGAAGAGCTCAAAGAAAAGGGATGCGTACGCTTGAGGTCGGCGACGGTGGTGGACGGGGCGGGGAAGGAGACGGCGAGGCGGGTGCCGAGGCTCATCTCGAGGAACACCGTCGCGACGTCTCCGGCGGCCATGGATCCCCCTCTTCCTTTCCTGAAATGGCAGTTCCTCTTCCCTTCCTTTGGCTAGCTCTCTGTGCGCGCGCGTGAGTGAGTGAGTGGGagaaggaggaggccgaggagtgaGGAAGGGAAGTGAAGGGCACGTGCCTGCTCTGTTCTTGTACACTTTGCATGCCAGCTCAAACATGCTCTCAAAATTCACTTCAACCCCCTTCTATTCATCAACCGGTGAAAATTACCACCCAAACtattttttttttggtttagtttcaGAGATCAGCTCTGTCTTCTGCAGCTCTGTGTTTGTAAAAGTTGGCTCAAGAAGATGCACCAACTATATACAAAATCAGTTTACAAAGCGCAaacatttttatttattcagagAACAACGGCGCCTGTATATTGAGCTAGGAAGCAACAGGAAAAAGGTCATGCTATCTGCGATTTCCATGCCCATAGCAACAGAAGTACAGAGCATCACATCTCTCTTTTCCAGTTCCTGTTCCGTTCTTCTACATTTTTGGGTTTGCTTCAGTGAGAATTTTGTTGCTACTGGTGAGGATTTCTAAGACTAGTTTCTACTCCTTCCGttcataaatatttgtctttctagatatttgaACAAGTGACcgcatacgaagcaaaataagtgaatctatactctaaaatatatctacatacatcagtatgtggtagtccatttgaaatgaccagaaagacaaatatttaggaacagagggagtacaacactTTATCGCGTGGCATCCTTGTCAGTTCTGGAAAGCAAAGTTGTGGCATGGTGAGCTCAAGATCGCTAACTTTTACAGTACTTGTCGGTCCACAGCTGCTGCGTCATGCTATGGATGTTGGTTTCAGGCTATGgactgttagagcatctccagccgttgccccccaagggggcgcctaaaatcgccgcctggggtgaTCCGGCGAAAAAAATGGGcctgggcgagttggcccccagccGCGGCCCCAGGGCCGGCCCCAGGCGCGGGAAAAAAAATTGTGTAGCAAATTTACGTGAAGTTCGACTAAAACACGCCAAATTTCGGTAAATTTGGGCTTATATTTGCGGATTTAAGTCGAGTAGTCGCCATTACATATAAAAACTAATCAAGAAAAAACTTGTTGAAGGCCGagaagtcgccgtcgtcgccgccatcgtcggccttctcctccttgactcgggcgcccctgctggacccctccccggctggtgacggcggcggcgggtcgtcgtcgtcgtcgctgtcgtcgatgatgacgactcctccttcgtcgcggcctcggcggcgctgctcgaagcgccgcagggcggcgcgctggcgctccgtcACCATCTTGATGGAGTCCTGGCGTGCCCAttcaagggccgcgtcgtcgtcgagctcgacctcgccgtgctccgtcttcaccggcgccagccccggctccgtctttggcttgacgaagcgcggaggaggagccgacgaggaggcgcgccggccgccctcgttgatgacgatgccgggctcggccttgacgtcgAGCAGcgtcggagtgccggaggagtgggaggaggagcgggaggaggaagaggaggaggacgcgccgaacctccttggcgcccattgcCCGTCGCATCGGCGGTGCGCCGGGGCAGCCaccctcgccggggggtacgccaacggcgggttattgccgccctcgaggtgcgttAGCACGCCCTCAAGtgtgcggccgggggcgccccaccacaggtggcgcccctcgctgttcttcacgccgccgaccaccggcgccccgttggtggacgccagccgctgctgctggcggcgctcgaagtacgccgcccaagccgcgtggttgtcggcggcgtactgggggagggagagctcggcgtcggtgagggaggcgcgcacgatctcgacctcgtcggcgaagtaggatggtttggccacggcgtcgggcaacgggggaatgggcaccccccattgctgagcctccagcccgtcggcccggcgcgcatgtccggcggcgccgggatgttcgcctggaacaggagccaggactcctgttcgcggagcgaaaggcggccgaagccgttggccgccgcctcgtctccggggaaacgctcggccatcggggagatggagtggctggggagaagagatcggcggcggcgctcgggagatggagtggctgggggagaagagatcggcggcggcgctcgggagagggagggctgggggagaagagctcggcggcggcgctcagGAGAGGTGGCACTCATCACAGGCGAGCGAGGACATATATAGCCGCGCCGCGTCCGTGTGTACGCgtccgagggaggggaggcgtcggcgcgccgccccgtgaacgcgccgcccgtgaggaatcaatggcggcagccttgccattgattccccgcgggaaaccgaggcgtcggaagaagacgaggcgggcggtgtcgctgacgcggctggtccgcggcgctttcgcgccaaaaacgattcgcccggcgcccccgagcgcccccagcgcgccgggttcgggttgggtccgccggcgccaatttcggcccgagccggcgaaaaaaggGCCCCTGAAGgcgtgactgggccgattttttggcgccggcggccgaaaaatcgcctggggggccttgttggggacgcggctggagatgctcttacagcaTTTGACTACACACCTTTGATCGACTACTCTGCAAAAATTCAGCATCAATTCCTGATTTTTTGCAGACTTGCACCCGCGCTTGTTTCTACACATTTGCTGCAGACTTGCACCCGCGCTTGCATTTGCTCCATGGAACACTTCTTGTGTATACTACTCCTGATTGGTTGCAACTGAACTGAATTTGATGAACTTCTTGTGTTATGAACCCAACATTCAGTCACTTCCCATGCTTTGAACATTATTTGTGGCTGATGTGCTCGTCCGAGTGACCCGGAGTTCACACCACCAATCAACTATGCGCATTACTCTTCTGGCATTTGTAACTACCACCCAAAGCGATAAAAATTGCTCACAAAAGTATAGAAAGCCATCGATCAATAGTGCTGTATGTATGTTCTTGTCTGTCTCTCTGCTTGTTCTGAATTTGTTCTACAGTTCTGAATATTTAGCTGAAACTGTGCCAGTTTTTTTTTTACAACACAAACAATTGTTCAGTTTTCTACACCCAGGCACCCAGCAAAGGATCAGTCAGTACAAAGGATTTAGCAAGCGATCGATTACCTTGAAGAGGGCCGTCCGCACACCCTGGGCGATCAGCTCCTCCTCCACATCTGAGTCAGCGAGTCCACGGGAACAGAGAAGGCCAGAACTGAATCCTGTTCCTGCCACGTACACCTTGGGGCCCTTCATGTGCCGCACGTCATCAACAACTACAGACTGTCCTGGGTGCACGGTGCACCAGCCAGCGAGTTTATCCACATGTGGCAACATGCCATTTGTGCTGGCCAAGTGCAGGGAGCATGCATGGAGTTGACGATCTCTAGGTCATCTCCAACATCGAACCTCAAATCTTCCGGTTGTCCGGACCGTAAAAGCCATCCAACATGGTCTTATATAGGTCCGTGGCACTGTGCGGACGCGTTTTCTCCCGTAAACTGGAGAAAAACATGGGGAGATGTGCGGAAGTTCGGAGAGCTCTCAAGCCCTCTTTTGATCGTCCTGGCGCACCAAAAAACCCTCCCCAGCCCGCACACGCTTCCCGCCAGTCGTCCAGCTGACCGTATTCATGCCCTTGTAGAGCGCGCCGCTCCACATCGAAGGCGGCTCAGGGCGAACGCGACCTCTCATTGCCTTCGCCACTGAAGCGGTGCGCCTGTCGAGGGCGCTGCCCGCtgcacgtgttggggaacgtagcacgcaattttaaaaaaattcctacgctcacgcaagatcgacctaggagatgcgtagcaacgagagggggagagtgtgtccacgtaccctcgtagaacgaaagcggaagcgttaggttaacgcggttgatgtagtcgaacgtcttcacgatccaaccgatctagtaccgaacgtacggcacctccgagttcagcacacattcagctcgatgacgtccctcgaactcttgatccagcagagggtcgagggagagttccgtcagcacgacggcgtggcgacggtgttggtgatgtgatccgcgcagggcttcgcccaagcactacgacaatatgaccggaggtgtaaactatggagggggcaccgcacacggctaagagaatatctgatgtgcctttggggtgccccccacccccgtaaataaaggagaagagagaggaggccggtggccatgagggggcgcgccagggggagtccaactaggattccctgttgggaacgtagtaatttcaaaaaaattcctacgcacacgcaagatcatggtgatgcatagcaacgagaggggagagtgttgtccacgtaccctcgtagaccgaaagcggaagcgttaacacaacgcggttgatgtagtcgtacgtcttcacgatccgaccgatcaagtaccgaacgcacgacacctccgagttcagcacacgttcagctcgatgacgtccctcgaactccgatccagccgagtgttgagggagagtttcgtcagcacgacggcgtggtgacaatgatggtgtaatatggtggaggggagcaccgcacacggctaagagatcaatgatcaattgtgtgtctagaggtgccccctgcccccgtatataaaggagcaaggggggttcggccggccaaaggggagaggcgcgccaggaggagtcctactcctatcgggagtaggactcccccctttccatgttggactaggagagagagggggaagaggtggaggggaggaaggaaaggggggcgccgcccccctctccttgtcctattcggactggggggagggcgtgcggccctgccctggcctcctctcctctcttccacctaggcccactaaggcccattaagttaccggggagttccggtaacctcccggtactccgaaaaaatcccgatttcacccggaacacttccgatatccaaacataggcttccaatatatcaatctttatgtctcgaccatttcgagactcctcgttatgtccgtgatcacatcccggactccgaacaacctttggtacatcaaaacatataaactcataatataattgtcatcgtaacgttaagcgtgcggaccctacgggttcgagaactatgtagacatgaccgagacacctctccggtcaataaccaatagcggaacctggatgctcatattggctcccacatattctacgaagatctttatcggtcagaccgcataacaacatacgttgttccctttgtcatcggtatgttacttgcccgagattcgatcgtcggtatcttgatacctagttcaatctcgttaccggcaagtctctttactcgttccgtaatacatcatcccgcaactaactcattagttacaatgcttgcaaggcttgtagtgatgtgtattactgagtgggcccagagatacctctccgacaatcggagtgacaaatcctaatctcgaaatacgccaacccaacaagtacctttggagacacctgtagagcacctttataatcacccaattacgttgtgacgtttggtatcacacaaagtgttcctccggtaaacgggagttgcataatctcatagtcataggaacatgtataagtcatgaagaaagcaatagcaacatactaaacgatcgagtgctaagctaacggaatgggtcaagtcaatcacatcattctcctaatgatgtgatcaagttaatcaaatgacaactcatgtctatggctaggaaacataaccatctttgatcaacgagctagtcaagtagaggcatactagtgacactctgtttgtctatgtattcacacaagtattatgtttccggttaatacaattctagcatgaataataaacatttatcatgacataaggaaataaataataactttattattgcctctagggcatatttccttcaatcctagttggaatccctttcctattccaagagggggaaagagggaaggagagggagagggagaggaaagagggggccgcgccccctcccctttgtccaattcggattgggctttggggggggggcacctcctgtggctgcctctcctactcccttatggcccattaaggcccataacttccccggggggttccagtaacccctcggttCCTCGATAAATATCTGGAACGTCCCGAAACCTTTCCAGTGttcgaataccttcgtccaatatatcaatctttacctctcgaccatttcgagactcttcgtcatgttcgtgatctcatccgggactccgaacaaactcggtcaccaaaacacataactcataatacaaatcgtcatcgaacgttaagcgtgcggaccctacgggttcgagaactatgtagacatgaccgagacacatctccggtcaataaccaatagcggaacctggatgctcatattggctcctacatattctacaaagatctttatcggtcaaaccgcataacaacatacgtcattccctttgtcatcggtatgttacttgcctgagattcgatcgccgTCAACACCCTCGGCGATCAGCTTCTCCTCCACACTGGAGTCAGCGAGTCCACGACAACAGAGAAGGCCGGAACCTAATCATGTTCCTGCCACGTACACCTTGGGGCCCTTCATGTGCCGCACGTCATCAACAACTACTGACCGTCCTTGGTGCACTCTGCACCAGCCAGCGAGTTTATCCACATGTGACGACATGCCATTTGTGCCAGTGAGCATGCATGGAGTTGACGATCTTTTACGTCATCTTCAATGCCGATACTCAAATCTTCGGGCTGTCCAGATCGTAAATGCCATCCAATGCGGCCTTGTATCAATCTGTGGCACTGTCCGAACGCGTTTTCTCCCGCGAACTGGAGAAAAACATGGGGAGTTGTGCGGGAGTCCGAACCGCTCCCAAGCCCTCTTTTGATAGTCCTGGCCACCAAAAACCCCTCCCCGACCCGCACACGCTTCCCGCCGGTCGTCTAGCTACCCACATTCATGCCACTGTAGAGTGCACCGCTCCACATCGAAGGCGGCTTAGGACGGATGTGACCTCTCACTGCCTCTGCCTTTGAAGCGGGACGCCCGGCTGAAGATGCCGAGACGGAACTGGAGAAGGAAAAGCttcagttctcggggctcatggcAGGACACAGGGAATAGGCCCCGACGATCATAGATTAGGTGTATTACTTATACATCCAGAGCCGGACGAGCACCGCTTAGTTGATGTAAATATAATGAAATacaacatgtttatatgaaatctagTAGTGTTTGGACGAATTTCGTCCGTTTAGTTCGCATTGTTGTTGAAATGCGTGCGAGCAGCGTTGGATGGtggcctcccgcatccgtgtccgcggacgGATGCAGGAGGAAATATGCGggtcgccgttggagatgcccttattacTCAGTAGGTTCTAGAAAAAAACAAGGGCTTTATAATTTATGCCACttgttgtgtcccactactcagttttacCAATTAAAGtcacaactactcaaaaatgctaTCATTatgtgagatgcttgctcaaaaataacattagatatctaaaaaatgtcattgttccgttagatgtttgctaaaaaatgccattagacattgtatTGTCAGGTCAAACCCGTTggccatgttatatgacaaaaatacctTAGACCCACATGttagttctctctatctcacaatgataagtgtgagccccacttgtcaggagtaagcATGCGAATAATTATAGAGGAAAATAAGAATGCTCTTGGGATCTAGTGGTCCCatactttattgtagtgagatttTTCGATAAAGGGTGCTTTTATTAGCTCAAAATGTAGCATCGAGCGGATACAAAAGCATAAAGAgcgacacccggcctctgcatatctaagatgcacacagccatcaaacaAACAGTCTGACAAAAAATATAAAAACGACGAAGTGGCAACAGTAAAGCCATATGAGGCCGAAACTATGCCTATGTCGACGGAGAAGGTGGACCGATtcggagattatgctgccacccatgttgggtaaaaatctTCCTGACCACCCGCTCCAACCGCATACACACCACCTTGAACAGCGATTGGTACTCAGTTCGATGCAGAGTATACCACATACGAAGCCAGTGTGTACAATGGtaaataacctgcataggagaagATATTTTGCCATTCAAAAcacaatcatttctacatagccaaagcgaccatagtaaggcagACGCTCTCACCCGTATTAGCGTACTAAAAGTATTTGGTATTCCATCAAGCCGGTGACCATATATATTGGTAACAtttgttggtggatacaaatttgaTGCTATTTGGATAATTGACCATGTAGAACGCGCAAACTTGCATTGAAAGAAGAgatgtttgattgtctcgtcatgagtacaaaaactaCATTTCCTGCTTCCTTTCCAGTTGCGTCGAGCGAGGTTGTCTTTAGTTAGCACAACTCCTctccgaagataccacatgaaaatcTTAACTTTTAGTGGCATCTTCGGTTTCCAGATTTGTTTATTATTGGCCACTGGAATCTCTGTGTGCGATAGTGCACGATACATAGAGTCAACTGTGAAGGACCCATATGTAGTAAGATTCCAGCAAAACACATCCCGCCCTTGTGTCAAGTTAATCGAATCCAAACGAGATAGAAGATGTTGCCATGACACAAGACATGGCCCAACCAAATCCCTCCAAAATGATATATCTGGTGGGGAAGTGGTCATCACATGCGCAAGAGTATCATTCTTATCACGTACAATGCGGTACAAGGCTGGGTACTGTTCTCGGAGAGTGGTATTTCCAAGCCACTTGTCCTCCCAGAAACGTATCTCCGAGCCGTcctttatgttggaaatatgccctagaggcaataataaatggttattattatatttctttgttcatggtaattgtctattattcatgctataattgtattgtccggaaatcgtgatacatgtgtgagtacatagacctcaacctgtccctagtaagcctctagttgactagctcgttgatcaacagatagtcatggtttcctgactatggacattggatgtcattgataacgggatcacatcattaggagaatgatgtgatggacaagacccaatcctaagcatagcataaaagatcgtgtagtttcgtttgctagagcttttccaatgtcaagtatcttttccttggaccatgagatcgtgcaactcccggataccgtaggagtgctttgggtgtgccaaacgtcacaacgtaactgggtgactataaaggtgcattacgggtatctccgaaagtgtctgttgggttggcacggatcgagactgggatttgtcactccgtgtgacggagaggtatctctgggcccactcggtaatgcatcatcataatgagctcaatatgactaaggcgttagtcacgggatcatgcattgcgatacgagtaaagagacttgccggtaacgagattgaacaaggtattgggataccgacgatcgaatctcgggcaagtaacatgccgattgacaaagggaattgcatacggattgattgaatcctcgacaccgtggttcatccgatgatatcatcgtggaacatgtgggagccaacatgggtatccagatcccgctgttggttattgaccggagaggcgtctcggtcatgtctacatgtctcccgaacccgtagggtctacacacttaaggtccggtgacgctagggttgtagagatatatgtatgcggaaacccgaaagttgttcggagtcccggatgagatcccggacgtcacgagaggttccggaatggtccggaggtaaagatttatatatgggaagtcttattttggtcgccggaaaagtttcgcgctttatcggtattgtaccgggagtgccgaaaggggtccgggggtccaccaagggggtccaccagccccgggggggccacatgggctgtaaggggtgcgccttggcctatatgggccaagggcaccagccccaagaggcccatgcgcaagagataagaaagaagggagagtcctaaagggggaaggcacctccgaggtgccttg
This window of the Triticum aestivum cultivar Chinese Spring chromosome 5D, IWGSC CS RefSeq v2.1, whole genome shotgun sequence genome carries:
- the LOC123125149 gene encoding uncharacterized protein, translated to MAAGDVATVFLEMSLGTRLAVSFPAPSTTVADLKRRVSHEHAACFPHLGQIAVQSIKIEHGGSWFHLADSMAVRDAFLFQGINERWHLQVDASPQVDQGMVTQQGHSGGADSANHSAPAPGRGHGCGGSSSRRCGKASSSDEMLPDQAEVEVEAEREQPLTGKGEGSSNGAEQDREQGAWGRRLRPRTQAGKTPITLSSGSSSESEEMDTNTVGGGSSSSSESEEMDNNTVDAPAPQFVVELKKCHFVKQNGQYLNVPMEFGVVHRYTEKKKVLLRMGGESWAVNLKHGLTPTGRPRTSLRYGWQQFRVDNRLRVGETCFFRALPGDDDGDHHVLKVEVRRLDGSYAT